A window of the Streptomyces sp. Ag109_O5-10 genome harbors these coding sequences:
- a CDS encoding TetR/AcrR family transcriptional regulator, which produces MTVRKYTSPRRADAAAATREAILASAHDLFLNRGYVGVTIGEIAEAAKVAVPTVYSSVGNKPTILAALLEPALTDPAVADTLAAVAACDDPRTVIALTAKGTRITHERHWDLVYGLFYRNPPGEPAVKAVLDRGADDYIQALTQVVDRLVDLDALCDEVTRSDAIDMLFFHLGPHAWMTLVGERKWSFDQTQTWIARAACRALLRT; this is translated from the coding sequence GTGACCGTTCGGAAATACACCTCACCCCGGCGTGCCGACGCGGCGGCCGCCACTCGGGAAGCCATCCTTGCCAGCGCTCACGACCTCTTCCTGAACCGCGGGTACGTGGGCGTCACCATCGGCGAGATCGCCGAGGCGGCCAAGGTCGCCGTGCCGACCGTGTACTCCAGCGTCGGGAACAAGCCGACCATCCTTGCCGCCCTGCTGGAGCCGGCTCTCACCGATCCGGCAGTCGCCGACACCCTGGCCGCGGTGGCGGCGTGCGACGACCCCCGCACCGTGATCGCACTGACAGCCAAGGGCACCCGCATCACGCATGAACGGCACTGGGACCTCGTGTACGGGCTCTTCTACCGCAACCCGCCCGGCGAGCCCGCCGTCAAGGCGGTCCTGGACAGAGGCGCCGACGACTACATCCAAGCCCTGACCCAGGTGGTCGATCGTCTGGTCGACCTCGACGCCCTCTGCGACGAGGTCACGCGCTCCGACGCCATCGACATGCTGTTCTTCCACCTCGGCCCGCACGCATGGATGACGCTGGTCGGTGAACGCAAGTGGTCTTTCGACCAGACCCAGACCTGGATCGCCCGCGCCGCCTGCCGCGCGTTGCTGAGGACGTGA
- a CDS encoding glycoside hydrolase family 65 protein, with protein sequence MITHPSFTVEPWCLRETELNLDVLAQSESVFALSNGHVGWRGNLEEGEPHGLPGAYLNGVHERHPLPYAEAGYGYPESGQTMINITDGKVFRLLVDDHPFDLRYGRLVAHERVLDFQSGILSRTARWTSPGGRTVRISSRRLVSFTQRSVAAVVYEVEPVDGPTTVAVQSELVANAQLPRFQGDPRVAAAIESPLLTEEYFAQDTRLRLVHCTEHSALRVAAAADHVIEGPQSTRRTAQCEADVSRLTVTADLVPGQPLRLVKFVAYGWSGERSLPAVHDQVDAAVAAAVSTGWDGLAAAQRAYLDRFWAGADVEVEGSARIQQAVRFALFHVLQAAARGENRAIPAKGLTGTGYDGHCFWDTESYVLPVLTFTAPEAVASALRARHRMLPTARERARQLGLAGAAFPWRTIDGAECSAYWPAGTAAFHINAAIAVAADRYVMVTGDEDFERGEGLELLVETARLWRSLGHHDAEGVFHVDGVTGPDEYSAITRDNLYTNLMARRNLISAADAAVRHPERAATLGVDDEETAAWRDAAARMAMPYNDTLGVHEQSAGFTSLQRWDFEATPPENYPLLLHYPYFDLYRKQVVKQADLVLAMTECPDAFSDDQKARNFAYYEALTVRDSSLSACFQAVLAAETGHLRLAYAYLGEAALMDLEDLEHNTRDGLHIASLAGTWIALVAGLGGLRRYGGDDGRQAPLAFAPRLPEALSKVAFTLLVRGRRLKVDISPSQVRYRLVEGEPLVVLHHGEPMSLTADAPVDRPMPPAPVLPEPQQPPGRRPVGLPIEEEDLAATPE encoded by the coding sequence GTGATCACCCATCCCAGCTTCACGGTCGAGCCGTGGTGCCTGCGCGAGACCGAGCTGAACCTGGACGTGCTCGCGCAGAGCGAATCGGTCTTCGCCCTCTCCAACGGGCACGTCGGGTGGCGCGGCAACCTCGAGGAGGGAGAGCCCCACGGACTGCCCGGCGCATACCTCAACGGCGTGCACGAACGGCATCCGCTGCCCTACGCCGAAGCGGGCTACGGATATCCCGAGTCCGGCCAAACGATGATCAACATCACCGACGGCAAGGTCTTCCGTCTGCTGGTCGACGATCACCCGTTCGATCTGCGCTACGGCCGACTGGTCGCGCACGAGCGGGTGCTGGACTTCCAGTCGGGCATCCTCAGCCGCACCGCGCGATGGACTTCACCCGGCGGTCGTACGGTGCGGATCTCTTCGCGGCGGCTCGTGTCCTTCACGCAGCGCTCGGTGGCCGCGGTGGTCTACGAAGTGGAGCCGGTCGACGGACCGACCACGGTGGCCGTGCAGTCCGAGCTCGTCGCCAACGCGCAACTGCCGCGGTTCCAGGGCGATCCGCGCGTGGCCGCGGCAATCGAGTCACCGCTGCTGACCGAGGAGTACTTCGCGCAGGACACCCGGCTGCGGCTGGTGCACTGCACCGAACACAGCGCGCTGCGGGTGGCCGCAGCGGCGGACCACGTCATTGAAGGGCCGCAGAGCACCCGCCGGACGGCGCAGTGCGAGGCTGACGTCAGCCGCCTGACGGTGACCGCGGACCTGGTGCCCGGGCAACCGCTCCGGCTGGTCAAGTTCGTGGCCTACGGCTGGTCGGGGGAGCGTTCGCTGCCGGCCGTGCACGATCAGGTGGACGCGGCGGTGGCGGCCGCGGTCAGCACCGGCTGGGACGGTCTGGCGGCGGCACAGCGGGCGTACCTGGATCGCTTCTGGGCGGGCGCGGACGTCGAGGTCGAGGGCAGCGCGCGCATCCAGCAGGCGGTGCGGTTCGCCCTCTTCCATGTGCTCCAGGCGGCGGCCCGGGGCGAGAACCGGGCGATTCCCGCCAAGGGCCTGACCGGAACCGGGTACGACGGTCACTGTTTCTGGGACACCGAGTCCTACGTGCTGCCGGTGCTGACGTTCACCGCGCCGGAGGCCGTCGCATCGGCACTGCGGGCGCGTCACCGGATGTTGCCGACGGCGCGGGAGCGCGCGCGTCAGCTAGGGCTCGCGGGCGCAGCGTTTCCCTGGCGCACCATCGACGGTGCCGAGTGTTCGGCCTACTGGCCGGCCGGGACGGCCGCCTTCCACATCAACGCGGCCATCGCGGTGGCCGCCGACCGGTACGTGATGGTGACCGGGGACGAGGACTTCGAACGCGGTGAGGGCCTCGAACTCCTCGTGGAAACGGCCCGGCTGTGGCGCTCGCTCGGACACCACGACGCGGAAGGCGTCTTCCACGTCGACGGGGTCACGGGCCCCGACGAGTACAGCGCGATCACCCGCGACAACCTGTACACCAACCTGATGGCGCGACGGAACCTGATCTCGGCCGCGGACGCCGCCGTGCGTCATCCGGAACGCGCCGCGACACTCGGTGTCGACGACGAGGAGACTGCCGCGTGGCGGGATGCCGCGGCCCGCATGGCGATGCCGTACAACGACACGCTCGGCGTGCACGAGCAGTCGGCCGGTTTCACCAGTCTCCAGCGCTGGGACTTCGAGGCGACCCCGCCGGAGAACTACCCGCTTCTGCTGCACTACCCCTACTTCGACCTGTACCGCAAGCAGGTCGTGAAGCAGGCCGATCTGGTGCTGGCGATGACGGAGTGCCCGGATGCCTTCTCCGACGACCAGAAGGCCCGGAACTTCGCCTACTACGAGGCGCTGACGGTCCGTGACTCCTCCCTGTCGGCGTGCTTCCAGGCGGTACTCGCCGCCGAGACCGGGCACCTGCGCCTGGCCTACGCCTATCTCGGCGAGGCAGCGCTGATGGACCTGGAGGATCTGGAGCACAACACCCGGGACGGGCTCCACATCGCCTCCCTCGCCGGTACGTGGATCGCGCTGGTCGCCGGTCTCGGAGGCTTGCGCCGGTACGGCGGGGACGATGGGCGGCAGGCCCCGCTGGCGTTCGCACCGCGCCTCCCGGAGGCGCTGTCCAAGGTGGCTTTCACCCTGTTGGTACGCGGACGCAGGCTGAAGGTGGACATCAGTCCGTCCCAGGTGCGGTATCGCCTGGTGGAGGGCGAACCCCTGGTTGTGCTGCATCACGGGGAGCCGATGTCCTTGACTGCCGACGCGCCGGTGGACCGCCCGATGCCGCCCGCGCCTGTGCTGCCCGAGCCGCAACAGCCCCCGGGCCGCCGCCCGGTGGGCCTGCCCATCGAGGAGGAGGACCTGGCGGCGACACCGGAGTAG
- a CDS encoding beta-phosphoglucomutase family hydrolase, which yields MLGLPAHVRACLFDLDGVLTQTAKVHSAAWKEMFDGYLRERATREGTGFVPFDALGDYDEYVDGRSREDGVRTFLAARGVHLPEGSPDDPPDAETVNGLGNRKNELVLRRIREEGVAPYDGSVRFVHAARAAGLRCAVVSSSANTRDVLRAAGIEDLFDERIDGVVAHERRLRGKPAPDTYLEAARGVETDPGQAAVFEDALVGVEAGRAGRFGVVVGVDRVGQAEQLRAHGADVVVRDLAELLEER from the coding sequence ATGCTGGGGCTTCCTGCACATGTCCGTGCCTGCCTGTTCGATCTCGACGGGGTGCTCACCCAGACCGCGAAGGTGCACTCGGCTGCCTGGAAGGAGATGTTCGACGGGTACCTCCGCGAACGCGCGACGCGCGAGGGGACCGGGTTCGTGCCTTTCGACGCGCTTGGCGACTACGACGAGTATGTGGACGGCCGTTCTCGGGAGGACGGCGTTCGTACGTTCCTCGCCGCACGCGGGGTGCACCTGCCCGAGGGATCGCCGGACGACCCGCCGGACGCGGAGACGGTGAACGGCCTGGGCAACCGGAAGAACGAGCTGGTCCTGCGGCGCATCCGCGAGGAGGGCGTGGCACCCTACGACGGCTCGGTCCGCTTCGTGCACGCGGCGCGGGCGGCGGGCCTGCGCTGCGCGGTGGTGTCGTCGAGCGCGAACACACGGGATGTCCTGCGAGCGGCCGGTATCGAGGACCTGTTCGACGAGCGGATCGACGGCGTGGTTGCCCACGAGCGCCGGCTGCGGGGCAAGCCCGCCCCGGACACCTACCTGGAGGCCGCCCGAGGGGTGGAAACGGATCCTGGGCAGGCCGCGGTGTTCGAAGACGCCCTCGTCGGCGTCGAGGCCGGGCGGGCGGGACGGTTCGGCGTGGTCGTGGGTGTCGACCGGGTCGGCCAGGCGGAGCAACTGCGAGCCCATGGTGCCGATGTGGTGGTCCGTGACCTGGCGGAGCTCCTGGAGGAACGGTGA
- a CDS encoding hemerythrin domain-containing protein — MTIDMNDSAAVLETRLAHDVHRAATTLLAEAADRPAVPLRALAQLRDFLVVNLRHHHETEDHDLWPQILAAAPDAAQGLGALTDEHHELDEALDRLAAVAVAVADGPGTDEVIRAELHTAAATVRDVVHKHLDHEEPILFPALRAYISPEAWTDFAQRVIASTPPVAGHLMIGFLDEVGTPAEVQLVLKGLPEPVHPLLPAMRSQAAEDLRVLRHGS; from the coding sequence GTGACGATAGATATGAATGACTCCGCAGCCGTTCTCGAAACCCGCCTGGCCCACGATGTGCACCGGGCGGCCACCACCCTGCTGGCTGAGGCGGCCGACCGTCCCGCGGTCCCGCTCCGAGCGCTCGCTCAGCTGCGCGACTTCCTGGTCGTGAACCTGCGCCACCACCACGAGACCGAGGACCACGACTTGTGGCCGCAGATTCTCGCCGCGGCCCCGGACGCCGCCCAGGGGCTCGGCGCGCTCACCGACGAGCACCATGAACTGGACGAGGCGCTTGACCGCCTCGCCGCCGTCGCCGTCGCCGTCGCCGACGGTCCCGGGACGGACGAGGTGATCCGGGCCGAGTTGCACACCGCGGCCGCCACCGTGCGGGACGTCGTGCACAAACACCTGGATCACGAGGAGCCGATCCTCTTCCCAGCCCTGCGCGCCTACATCAGCCCTGAGGCCTGGACGGACTTCGCCCAGCGAGTCATCGCCAGCACGCCTCCTGTGGCCGGCCACCTGATGATCGGATTCCTTGACGAGGTCGGCACCCCTGCAGAGGTCCAGCTGGTCCTCAAGGGCCTGCCCGAGCCGGTGCACCCGTTGCTCCCCGCCATGCGCAGCCAGGCCGCCGAGGACCTTCGTGTCCTTCGGCACGGGTCATGA